The proteins below come from a single Roseiflexus sp. RS-1 genomic window:
- a CDS encoding DUF2298 domain-containing protein: MNSTSAPSTANNSPAPVAHRLFRSSWGWLAMILLIGAFFRSMALTTWDGTSYLHPDERFIIFTAYNLQVPRSFSDYLRSDCAVNGRIPAARATTDGAGNPLPLNQQEPTRDSGCNTLNPRNYNWSRFFVYGTLPTTVTRLAVELQANLDGRPNRISPEMVRDTGRTLSMLYDLGTILMVFLIGRRLYDQRAGLLAALLYATAAFPIQLSHFFTVDAATVFFTTLSIYWAVRLAQDGGAGSAIAAGVSIGAAMACRVTMATLGLAVVVGALARLAEETRRQYTDAEPPGILARILMAPASLLFAVAWRVALAGVVTVIAFRVLQPDAFTGPSLFDVRPEPRFLDNISSVGRLISGEADFPPSQQWAQRTPFLFSLQNMVLWGMGLQLGIAAWVAWGFAGWRILRRGDVRLLVPWTWIAFYFAWQGGQFVMTMRYYALLYGLLIVLAAGGLLALWDRARQPGALRWRRIAWRAPLIVVVAGTALWAFAFTRIYTEPHSRIQASRWIYQNIPPGAVITFERWDDPLPLPIDGQNPGQYIGIPTEPYGEDEPLKYYGYVASDGSAVEGLLDQLDRADYLIFSSNRVYDSATRLPARYPALTRYYYHLFEGDLGFELVADIHSFPKLFGIEIPTPILAEEAFSVYDHPRILIFRKTSDYSRARAEQLILGGVAWGEVFKVTTLRVNKAPTALRLTDEQWPLYRAAGDWARMFNPADVANAVPWLFWLLALEALGLSCFALLFRALPALPDRGYALSKILGLLIVSYVAWLLASVGPAGLHGTLRSPLVPFGKISVFICAILLVGAGVLAMRWNRAALGAFWQQRRTALLTAEGIFLAFFFGFVLLRAINPDLWHPARGGEKPMDLAFLTAIVKSPAFPPYDPWFAGGYLNYYYFGFVLVATLIHLTGIVPTTAYNLAVPTLAALTALGAWGAAYNLVALRTSKGAPPPEEAPLSGAFWRRVFAAVPVRSATWRRYERQALVAGVAAAIFATLIGNLAQAVWFLPGTGTAQDPGLPETCRALTSYAAQQECRGRAEWAFWDATRLVGMTLGDGTINEFPFFTFLFADLHAHMIALPLILAALNLIVAIARLRGGQAQTIRSSISPALLAALVPLALVIGALYATNTWDYPTAAGLGALGLAACAWTRYRRGLPLNQAVLLWIGTSVALVALTRLLFLPFIQKFATDYAGFELWNGSRTPTSEFLQIHGLWLFLAMSGALLLAHRTGRLSARWAAAVGGGVIVAALLLALLGIPALPLQGLLLAGGSLLFIDLIRRGVVVAPRAATAPSEPVGPVQLMLPGIADDPPSQRRDATPPGIGSTTLLTLVWGLAALGITLLIEIVVAKGDIGRMNSVFKFGMQVWLLFAVVSGVALTWMWSVTARLRAGALRPVWRGAAVLLIAAALVYPLTATPARLADRYDSTIGPTLDGMAFMRSPRSGWAENDRSFTFAEDADAIAWLRANVGGTPIVLEAHLEAYRWGGRISVYTGLPTLLGWPWHMTQQRSVADVGPVRDARQALIRDLYNDPNAREALRLLRLYGVEYVVVGQLERALYDPAGLAKFDALAAAGQIETVFTTGATRIYRVPPADHPPAVLTTSLPVRAPAPVPRKDLMLPIRVGDLPPVDMHGWNRLAENPGIAVALWLLVWYALALIGLPLAALVFSARALDGGWLWARMIGLIAFGYAIWLPVSARLWQYDGWGMIAGLMLTLALSAAALVAHGRRRIAADGETAHHATLAFELHQGFLALRAMLHERWRWIVGGEALFLAAFAFLLTLRWLNPDLWQPIWGGEKPFEFGFLNALIRTPVLPPYNPFFSDGIINYYYYGFFLMSIPVRLTGIPPSVAYNLIVPTLFALMLSAVFALIVRIRGSWQWGVVGALLVGVVGNLAAVFPANWARGLAPVFSALNEGLAGFGERLGDWFVGPTRVIPSTINEFPYFSFLFADLHPHTIALPLTVLMIALVFEAFVARPTGWTDRAARWGVTALTLGALAVTNSWDFPTYGLLLGGALLGRAWRTMRRIDRHLAMSLIGAALGGAALGGAALALYLPFFQNFQAMVGGVGLVRDATHLSDYLLLYGVFLTPLIVALFGAAWRTLRMVGRRTYHFNLSTASTSPEATGFVAGISGMPGAGRVSLALLAIVVALTGALAMLPNLLLALNLDGAATLLQTPSEALAPFTLRIWLATLLTITVGTLLVRSLRPETWFAFWTTGVALIVTLICEIIYVRDHLDGGEWYRMNTVFKFGLQAWVLLAIATTLLLPSLLRSLQRRSAVVQTIGLAVLIVLFALASVYPLVGTVSRTAYRFPGNTTGPTLDGLAFMERESFPLPAYLQPSGAPPTTIVLRYDYEAIRWLEQNIHGTPVVLQSSLEFYRAYGVRIAANTGFPTIVSPLHESEQRNPQDVYRRDLDVAQIYRTTDTREALRLLSRYRVGYVYVGPIERAVYGEAGLFKFQQMTGSFLDVVFRNDQVTIYKVNDTVHTLPMLPPLDRPAPAPVAPLPVPEEDAGEPEPVAPVAPPDNDLRNPAVIEALERQHQENPGDAGPAYALAERYRALGRFEEAVEVLRPAARANPNDVALHHLFGDILIDAGRFDEAIEAYRAAVRASPVAGNYNKLGVGLLTIGRPGDAEQAFLQAIQIDPTLPEPYFRLGTLYEQLGDERQAIERYRAYLDLAPDGYLAPLAREALERLGASP, from the coding sequence ATGAACTCAACCTCCGCCCCGTCCACTGCCAATAACTCGCCTGCGCCGGTTGCGCATCGCCTCTTCCGGTCTTCCTGGGGCTGGCTGGCAATGATTCTGCTGATCGGCGCATTCTTCCGCTCGATGGCGCTGACAACCTGGGACGGCACGTCATACCTTCACCCCGATGAGCGGTTTATTATCTTCACCGCCTACAATCTCCAGGTACCGCGCAGTTTCAGCGATTACCTGCGCAGCGATTGCGCGGTCAACGGGCGAATCCCTGCGGCGCGCGCCACGACCGATGGCGCCGGCAACCCGCTGCCGCTGAACCAGCAGGAGCCGACCCGCGACAGTGGATGCAACACTCTCAACCCGCGGAATTACAACTGGTCGCGGTTCTTCGTGTACGGCACCCTGCCAACCACCGTCACACGCCTGGCGGTGGAACTCCAGGCGAACCTGGATGGTCGCCCCAACCGGATTTCGCCGGAAATGGTCCGCGATACCGGGCGCACGCTGTCGATGCTGTACGACCTGGGAACGATCTTGATGGTCTTCCTGATCGGGCGGCGATTGTACGATCAGCGCGCCGGGCTGCTTGCGGCGCTGCTGTATGCAACGGCAGCGTTTCCGATCCAGTTGTCGCATTTCTTCACGGTCGATGCGGCAACGGTTTTCTTCACCACCCTCTCGATCTACTGGGCGGTGCGGCTCGCGCAGGACGGCGGCGCGGGCAGCGCAATCGCCGCTGGCGTCAGTATCGGTGCGGCAATGGCGTGTCGCGTCACTATGGCAACCCTTGGTCTGGCGGTGGTGGTTGGTGCGCTGGCGCGCCTGGCGGAAGAAACCAGACGTCAGTATACGGACGCTGAACCGCCGGGCATCCTGGCGCGCATCCTGATGGCGCCTGCGAGCCTCCTGTTTGCCGTCGCCTGGCGCGTTGCGCTTGCCGGTGTCGTGACCGTGATCGCGTTTCGCGTGTTGCAACCCGATGCCTTCACCGGTCCGTCGTTGTTCGACGTGCGTCCAGAACCGCGCTTTCTCGACAATATCTCGTCGGTCGGACGGCTGATCAGCGGCGAGGCGGACTTTCCACCATCGCAACAGTGGGCGCAGCGCACCCCGTTTCTCTTCTCATTGCAAAACATGGTTCTGTGGGGGATGGGGTTGCAGCTCGGCATCGCGGCGTGGGTCGCGTGGGGCTTCGCCGGGTGGCGCATCCTGCGTCGCGGTGATGTGCGCCTGCTTGTGCCGTGGACGTGGATCGCCTTCTATTTTGCCTGGCAGGGCGGTCAGTTCGTGATGACCATGCGCTACTATGCGCTGCTCTATGGTCTGCTGATCGTCCTGGCAGCCGGCGGGTTGCTGGCGCTGTGGGATCGTGCGCGGCAACCGGGCGCATTGCGCTGGCGACGGATCGCCTGGCGCGCGCCGCTGATTGTCGTCGTAGCGGGAACGGCGCTGTGGGCGTTCGCATTCACCCGCATCTACACGGAACCTCATTCGCGCATTCAGGCGTCACGCTGGATCTACCAGAACATTCCCCCTGGCGCAGTGATCACCTTCGAACGCTGGGACGATCCATTGCCGCTGCCGATCGATGGGCAGAATCCCGGACAGTACATCGGCATCCCTACCGAACCGTATGGCGAGGATGAGCCGCTCAAGTACTATGGGTATGTCGCCAGCGACGGTTCGGCGGTCGAGGGATTGCTGGATCAACTGGATCGCGCTGATTACCTGATCTTCAGCAGCAATCGGGTGTACGACTCGGCGACGCGCCTGCCAGCGCGCTACCCGGCGTTGACCCGTTACTACTACCATCTGTTCGAGGGTGATCTGGGCTTTGAACTGGTTGCCGACATCCACTCGTTCCCGAAACTGTTCGGCATCGAAATACCGACGCCAATTCTGGCGGAGGAAGCCTTTAGTGTCTACGATCACCCGCGCATCCTGATCTTCCGCAAAACATCCGACTATTCGCGCGCCAGGGCGGAGCAGTTGATCCTTGGCGGCGTGGCGTGGGGCGAAGTCTTCAAAGTGACGACGCTGCGGGTCAACAAGGCGCCAACGGCGCTGCGCCTGACCGATGAGCAGTGGCCCCTCTACCGGGCGGCAGGCGACTGGGCGCGGATGTTCAATCCGGCAGATGTGGCGAATGCGGTTCCCTGGCTCTTCTGGTTGCTGGCGCTCGAAGCGCTCGGTCTGTCCTGTTTTGCGCTGCTGTTCCGCGCGCTGCCGGCGCTGCCGGATCGGGGGTATGCGCTGTCGAAAATCCTGGGATTGCTGATTGTGTCATACGTGGCATGGCTGCTGGCATCCGTCGGTCCGGCTGGTCTCCACGGAACGTTGCGCTCGCCGCTGGTTCCCTTCGGTAAAATCAGTGTCTTCATATGCGCAATTTTGCTGGTTGGCGCGGGCGTGCTGGCAATGCGCTGGAACCGTGCGGCGCTCGGCGCCTTCTGGCAGCAACGGCGCACCGCGCTCCTGACCGCCGAGGGAATCTTCCTGGCGTTTTTCTTCGGATTTGTGCTGCTGCGGGCAATAAACCCGGATCTCTGGCATCCGGCGCGCGGCGGCGAAAAACCGATGGATCTGGCGTTCCTTACCGCTATTGTCAAAAGTCCGGCTTTTCCGCCCTACGATCCGTGGTTCGCTGGCGGGTACCTGAACTACTACTACTTCGGCTTCGTGCTGGTGGCCACGCTCATCCATCTGACCGGCATCGTTCCAACGACGGCGTACAATCTGGCTGTGCCGACACTTGCTGCGCTGACGGCGCTCGGCGCATGGGGCGCGGCGTACAACCTGGTGGCGCTGCGAACCAGCAAAGGTGCGCCTCCCCCGGAAGAGGCGCCACTATCGGGCGCCTTCTGGCGGCGCGTGTTCGCCGCCGTTCCTGTGCGTTCCGCCACCTGGCGACGGTATGAGCGACAGGCGCTTGTCGCCGGGGTTGCGGCAGCAATCTTTGCGACGCTGATCGGCAATCTGGCGCAGGCAGTCTGGTTCCTGCCAGGTACCGGCACCGCGCAGGATCCCGGTCTCCCGGAGACGTGCCGCGCGCTGACGAGTTACGCCGCGCAGCAGGAGTGTCGCGGACGGGCGGAATGGGCGTTCTGGGACGCGACCCGGCTGGTGGGGATGACGCTGGGAGACGGGACGATCAACGAATTTCCCTTTTTCACCTTCCTGTTCGCCGACCTGCACGCGCATATGATTGCGCTGCCGCTCATCCTGGCAGCGCTGAACCTGATCGTGGCGATAGCGCGCCTCCGAGGCGGGCAGGCGCAGACGATCCGTTCGTCGATTTCGCCGGCGCTGCTGGCGGCGCTGGTTCCGCTGGCGCTGGTCATTGGCGCGCTCTATGCGACCAACACCTGGGATTATCCAACTGCAGCAGGATTGGGAGCGCTGGGACTGGCGGCGTGTGCCTGGACGCGCTACCGGCGCGGTTTGCCGCTGAACCAGGCGGTGCTGCTATGGATCGGGACATCGGTTGCGCTGGTGGCGCTGACACGCCTCCTCTTCCTGCCATTTATCCAGAAGTTCGCCACCGACTATGCTGGCTTCGAACTGTGGAACGGGTCGCGCACACCCACGTCCGAGTTTTTGCAGATCCACGGTCTCTGGCTGTTCCTGGCGATGAGCGGCGCGTTGCTCCTGGCGCACCGCACCGGACGCCTCAGCGCACGATGGGCGGCAGCCGTCGGCGGCGGGGTGATCGTTGCGGCGCTCCTGCTGGCGCTGTTGGGCATTCCGGCGCTGCCGCTCCAGGGATTGTTGCTGGCGGGTGGCAGCCTCCTGTTCATCGATCTGATCCGACGCGGCGTGGTTGTCGCGCCACGCGCCGCCACAGCCCCCTCCGAACCTGTCGGACCGGTGCAACTGATGCTTCCCGGCATTGCCGATGATCCACCGTCGCAGCGACGGGATGCAACGCCGCCTGGGATCGGTTCGACAACCCTGCTCACGCTGGTCTGGGGTCTCGCCGCGTTGGGTATCACGCTGCTGATCGAAATCGTGGTGGCGAAGGGCGACATTGGTCGGATGAACAGTGTGTTCAAGTTCGGCATGCAGGTCTGGTTGCTCTTCGCAGTGGTGAGCGGTGTTGCGCTGACCTGGATGTGGTCGGTGACTGCCAGACTGCGCGCAGGCGCACTGCGTCCGGTCTGGCGCGGCGCTGCCGTGCTGCTGATCGCCGCTGCCCTGGTCTATCCGCTCACTGCCACGCCAGCCCGCCTCGCCGACCGCTACGATTCGACGATTGGACCGACCCTTGACGGCATGGCGTTTATGCGCTCGCCACGCAGTGGTTGGGCGGAAAACGACCGCTCCTTCACCTTCGCCGAAGACGCGGACGCTATCGCCTGGTTGCGCGCCAATGTCGGCGGCACGCCAATTGTGCTGGAGGCGCATCTGGAAGCGTACCGCTGGGGGGGACGCATATCGGTCTACACCGGGCTGCCAACGTTGCTCGGCTGGCCCTGGCACATGACCCAGCAGCGCAGCGTCGCCGATGTCGGTCCGGTGCGCGATGCGCGCCAGGCGCTGATCCGCGACCTCTACAACGATCCGAATGCCCGCGAAGCGCTCCGCTTGCTGCGTCTCTATGGCGTTGAGTATGTTGTCGTCGGGCAACTTGAACGCGCCCTCTACGATCCGGCAGGGCTGGCGAAGTTCGATGCGCTTGCCGCTGCCGGTCAGATCGAGACGGTCTTCACCACAGGCGCAACGCGCATCTACCGTGTGCCGCCAGCAGACCATCCGCCCGCCGTGCTCACCACCTCGCTGCCAGTGCGCGCGCCGGCGCCAGTTCCGCGCAAAGACCTGATGCTGCCGATACGGGTTGGCGATCTTCCGCCGGTGGACATGCACGGCTGGAATCGGCTGGCGGAGAATCCGGGCATTGCCGTGGCGCTCTGGTTGCTGGTATGGTACGCACTGGCGCTGATCGGGCTGCCGCTGGCAGCGCTGGTCTTCAGCGCGCGCGCACTGGACGGCGGATGGCTCTGGGCGCGCATGATCGGATTGATCGCGTTCGGCTACGCAATCTGGTTGCCGGTCAGCGCACGCCTGTGGCAGTACGATGGGTGGGGTATGATCGCCGGTCTGATGCTGACCCTGGCGCTCAGCGCAGCGGCGCTGGTTGCGCATGGCAGACGGCGTATCGCTGCCGATGGTGAAACGGCGCATCACGCAACGCTGGCGTTTGAATTGCACCAGGGCTTCCTGGCGCTGCGCGCGATGCTGCATGAACGCTGGCGCTGGATCGTCGGCGGCGAGGCGCTATTCCTGGCAGCGTTTGCGTTCCTGTTGACGCTGCGCTGGTTGAACCCTGATCTGTGGCAACCGATCTGGGGCGGTGAAAAACCGTTCGAGTTCGGCTTCCTCAACGCCCTGATCCGCACCCCCGTGCTGCCGCCGTACAACCCGTTCTTCAGTGATGGCATCATCAACTACTACTACTACGGCTTCTTCCTGATGTCGATCCCGGTGCGCCTGACCGGCATCCCGCCGTCGGTCGCCTACAATCTGATCGTGCCCACGCTGTTCGCGCTGATGCTGTCTGCCGTGTTTGCGCTGATTGTTCGCATTCGCGGTTCATGGCAGTGGGGGGTGGTTGGCGCGCTCCTGGTCGGCGTGGTCGGGAATCTGGCTGCCGTCTTCCCGGCGAACTGGGCGCGCGGTCTCGCACCGGTCTTCAGTGCGCTGAACGAAGGTCTTGCCGGTTTTGGCGAACGCCTCGGCGACTGGTTCGTCGGTCCGACACGGGTGATTCCATCGACCATCAACGAGTTCCCGTACTTCAGTTTTCTCTTTGCCGACCTGCATCCCCACACGATTGCGCTGCCGCTGACGGTGCTGATGATTGCGCTGGTCTTCGAGGCGTTCGTTGCGCGCCCGACCGGGTGGACGGATCGTGCGGCGCGCTGGGGGGTGACAGCGTTGACGCTCGGCGCACTGGCGGTCACCAACTCGTGGGACTTCCCAACCTATGGATTGCTGCTGGGTGGTGCGCTGCTGGGGCGCGCCTGGCGCACGATGCGGCGCATTGATCGGCATCTGGCGATGAGTCTGATCGGTGCAGCGCTTGGCGGCGCGGCGCTCGGCGGCGCAGCACTGGCGCTCTATCTGCCGTTCTTCCAGAACTTTCAGGCAATGGTCGGCGGCGTGGGTCTGGTGCGCGATGCCACGCATTTGAGCGACTACCTGCTGCTCTATGGCGTTTTTCTGACGCCGCTGATCGTGGCGCTGTTCGGAGCAGCGTGGCGCACGCTCCGTATGGTTGGGCGTCGAACGTACCATTTCAACCTCTCGACCGCCAGCACATCGCCGGAAGCGACCGGTTTTGTGGCAGGAATATCGGGGATGCCCGGTGCAGGGCGTGTGTCGCTGGCGCTCCTGGCAATTGTCGTGGCGCTGACCGGCGCGCTGGCGATGCTGCCGAACCTTTTGCTGGCGCTCAATCTCGACGGTGCTGCAACGCTCCTTCAGACTCCGTCAGAAGCCCTTGCGCCGTTCACATTGCGCATCTGGCTCGCAACCCTGTTGACCATTACGGTGGGAACGCTGCTGGTGCGCAGTCTGCGTCCGGAAACCTGGTTTGCGTTCTGGACGACCGGTGTGGCGCTGATCGTCACACTGATCTGCGAAATCATCTATGTGCGCGACCATCTCGACGGCGGTGAATGGTACCGCATGAACACGGTTTTCAAGTTCGGTCTGCAGGCGTGGGTGTTGCTGGCGATTGCAACGACGCTTCTGCTGCCGTCGTTGCTCCGTTCGCTCCAGCGGCGCAGCGCTGTCGTGCAGACGATCGGGCTTGCTGTGCTGATCGTTCTCTTCGCGCTGGCATCCGTCTACCCGCTGGTCGGTACGGTAAGCCGCACGGCGTACCGCTTCCCCGGTAATACGACCGGTCCAACGCTCGATGGGCTGGCATTCATGGAACGCGAGTCGTTCCCGCTTCCTGCGTATCTGCAACCGTCCGGCGCACCGCCGACGACGATTGTGCTGCGCTACGACTACGAGGCGATTCGCTGGCTCGAACAGAACATCCACGGAACGCCGGTCGTGTTGCAATCGAGCCTTGAGTTTTACCGCGCCTATGGGGTGCGTATCGCTGCCAACACCGGCTTCCCCACGATTGTCAGTCCATTGCACGAGAGCGAACAGCGCAATCCGCAGGACGTTTACCGGCGCGATCTGGACGTTGCGCAGATCTACCGCACGACCGACACCCGGGAGGCGCTGCGCCTTCTCTCACGCTACCGTGTCGGGTATGTGTATGTCGGTCCGATCGAACGCGCCGTTTATGGCGAGGCAGGGTTGTTCAAGTTTCAGCAGATGACCGGCTCGTTCCTGGATGTGGTGTTCCGCAACGATCAGGTGACGATTTATAAGGTGAACGACACGGTTCATACCCTGCCCATGCTTCCGCCGCTCGACCGACCGGCGCCGGCGCCGGTTGCGCCGCTGCCCGTGCCAGAAGAGGATGCCGGTGAACCAGAACCGGTTGCGCCTGTGGCGCCGCCAGACAATGACCTGCGAAATCCCGCCGTGATCGAGGCGCTGGAGCGGCAGCATCAGGAAAATCCCGGCGATGCCGGTCCGGCATATGCGCTCGCGGAGCGGTACCGGGCGCTGGGGCGGTTTGAAGAGGCGGTAGAGGTGCTCCGACCCGCAGCGCGCGCCAACCCGAACGATGTCGCACTGCATCATCTGTTTGGTGATATTCTGATCGATGCAGGGCGCTTCGACGAAGCCATCGAGGCGTATCGCGCCGCCGTTCGCGCCAGCCCGGTGGCGGGCAACTACAACAAACTGGGGGTCGGCTTGTTGACGATTGGACGACCGGGAGATGCCGAGCAGGCATTTTTGCAGGCGATCCAGATCGATCCGACGCTCCCTGAGCCGTACTTCCGTCTGGGAACGCTCTACGAGCAACTCGGCGACGAGCGCCAGGCAATCGAGCGGTACCGCGCGTATCTCGATCTGGCGCCCGACGGTTACCTTGCGCCCCTGGCGCGCGAGGCGCTGGAGCGGCTCGGAGCGTCACCGTGA
- a CDS encoding DUF2298 domain-containing protein yields the protein MLTDILTYWLAAQALGIVGLPAARLLLGALPDRGYAFARSLGLLLTGYVAWLAAMFGLAPFGAPLIVAAGGAVFIGGMLALRHSDATEPAQLFGWMRTNWRVVIFYEALFAAALVFLALLRAQEYGFVGPHPWGTERPMDYAFFNAIRASTVFPPHDPWMSGYSINYYYFGYLLMAAVSLVTGVHPAVGYNLSLALIFALTALGVAGMVCNLAAMAERLSDSRSSAVSDAGADATRIRAPDYEGDAAVAMLRPAPAIHPASGGVAHAAVVHRHLNIMRMQRSALVTNPLQSPPEVAAEDVSTETDADREQPQIPDASPDARRRMPWQVWIAALLTVVAVLLAGNQAGTLQIIVGDERIVALDGVQLSAAIAQALSGAETITLPYPARTGAGDFGEITTLKRSDRIADFNWWWPSRVVWDERPGWNPATQQIEKVRGYAITEFPFFSFWLGDMHPHVMALPFGVLALALALNIVARPTPLHLWRSRVTLILAGIVLGSLYMINSWDLPTYLLIFLGALAFKTATQPDMALAGAAFSNMPLITRLTPPWRSYLANALLIIVASVLLIAPFLLTFTSLVGGRAPLIDLPLIGGITRFLGFVTDRTDLHSFLIIFGVFLTPLIGLTVALARDMERTLLIGSGIAVVVGAFIGFPLAALLPLGLAAVLIARRHSDHPADAFVFVMFALGCAICLGVEVVYIRDVFENRMNTVFKFYYQIWLIWGVTGGYAAWRLVQRAVTLQRTQPLRLIGGLVAPVIALVLLASGLTYPWLTAGKAFTEGRHVGLEGRTPRERTSAGAEAIAWIRANTPGDAVILEAVGPSYDTAGMGYGGVSSSTGRSTVMGWEGHQQQWRGGDPTLLAEIAPRAADVATIYSTTDVAQARALLATYGVDYIYLGETERQTYPAEGLAKLPELGEVVFQNEEVTIYRVRTS from the coding sequence ATGCTCACCGACATCCTCACATACTGGTTAGCAGCTCAGGCGCTCGGCATTGTCGGGCTGCCCGCGGCGCGCCTGTTGCTGGGTGCGCTGCCAGATCGCGGCTACGCTTTTGCCAGATCGCTGGGTCTGCTGCTGACCGGATATGTGGCGTGGCTGGCGGCCATGTTCGGGCTGGCGCCATTCGGCGCACCACTGATCGTGGCGGCGGGGGGTGCGGTATTCATCGGCGGTATGCTGGCGCTACGCCATTCAGACGCAACTGAACCGGCGCAGTTGTTCGGCTGGATGCGCACCAACTGGCGCGTTGTCATCTTTTACGAGGCGCTGTTCGCGGCTGCGCTCGTCTTTCTGGCGTTGCTGCGCGCGCAAGAGTATGGCTTCGTCGGTCCGCACCCCTGGGGTACCGAGCGACCGATGGATTACGCTTTCTTCAATGCGATCCGCGCCAGCACCGTCTTTCCACCGCACGATCCCTGGATGTCGGGCTACAGCATCAATTATTACTACTTTGGCTATCTGCTCATGGCGGCAGTGTCGCTGGTCACCGGGGTGCATCCGGCAGTCGGGTACAACCTGTCGCTGGCGCTGATCTTTGCGCTCACGGCGCTCGGCGTGGCAGGCATGGTGTGCAACCTGGCGGCGATGGCGGAGCGGTTGAGTGACTCGCGTTCGTCTGCCGTCTCCGATGCTGGTGCTGATGCAACGCGCATTCGAGCGCCAGACTACGAGGGTGACGCTGCTGTGGCGATGCTGCGCCCGGCGCCGGCGATCCACCCTGCTTCCGGCGGAGTGGCGCATGCCGCCGTTGTGCACCGTCACCTGAACATTATGCGCATGCAACGCAGTGCGCTGGTCACGAATCCACTTCAGTCGCCGCCCGAAGTAGCAGCGGAAGACGTGTCAACGGAAACCGATGCGGATCGTGAACAACCACAGATCCCTGATGCTTCGCCAGATGCGCGGCGCCGGATGCCCTGGCAGGTCTGGATCGCTGCGCTGCTCACCGTGGTTGCGGTGCTGCTGGCGGGGAATCAGGCTGGCACATTGCAAATCATCGTTGGTGATGAACGCATTGTGGCGCTTGACGGGGTGCAACTGAGCGCGGCGATTGCGCAGGCGCTGAGCGGTGCGGAAACGATCACACTCCCCTATCCTGCGCGCACCGGCGCCGGTGATTTCGGCGAGATAACGACCCTGAAGCGGAGCGACCGGATTGCCGATTTTAACTGGTGGTGGCCCTCGCGCGTCGTGTGGGACGAACGCCCCGGCTGGAATCCGGCAACACAGCAGATCGAGAAGGTACGCGGCTACGCGATCACCGAGTTTCCCTTCTTCTCGTTCTGGCTCGGCGATATGCATCCGCACGTTATGGCGCTGCCATTCGGCGTGCTGGCGCTGGCGCTGGCGCTGAACATCGTTGCGCGCCCGACGCCGTTGCATTTGTGGCGCAGTCGGGTCACATTGATCCTCGCTGGCATCGTTCTCGGCAGTCTGTACATGATCAACAGTTGGGATTTGCCGACGTATCTGCTGATCTTCCTGGGAGCGCTGGCGTTCAAGACTGCCACACAGCCCGACATGGCTCTTGCAGGCGCAGCATTCTCCAACATGCCGCTCATCACCCGCCTGACACCGCCCTGGCGCAGTTACCTGGCGAATGCGCTGCTCATCATTGTGGCGAGCGTTCTGCTGATCGCGCCATTTCTGCTGACATTCACCTCGCTGGTTGGCGGGCGCGCGCCGCTCATCGATCTCCCGCTGATTGGCGGGATCACCCGCTTCCTGGGGTTCGTCACCGACAGGACAGACCTGCACAGTTTCCTGATCATCTTCGGCGTCTTTCTGACGCCGCTTATCGGTCTGACGGTTGCGCTGGCGCGCGACATGGAGCGCACCCTTCTCATCGGATCCGGCATTGCAGTCGTGGTGGGGGCGTTCATCGGCTTCCCGCTGGCGGCGCTGCTCCCGCTCGGTCTGGCGGCAGTCCTGATCGCCCGGCGACATTCCGACCATCCGGCGGATGCGTTTGTGTTCGTCATGTTCGCCCTGGGATGCGCGATCTGTCTCGGCGTCGAGGTGGTGTACATCCGTGATGTCTTCGAGAATCGGATGAATACGGTGTTCAAGTTCTACTACCAGATCTGGTTGATCTGGGGAGTGACCGGAGGATATGCCGCCTGGCGGTTGGTGCAGCGTGCGGTGACGTTGCAGCGAACGCAACCGCTCAGGTTGATCGGAGGTCTGGTGGCGCCGGTGATCGCACTCGTGTTGCTGGCGAGCGGACTGACCTACCCGTGGCTGACAGCGGGGAAAGCATTCACCGAAGGCAGGCACGTCGGGCTGGAGGGGCGCACGCCACGGGAACGCACGTCGGCTGGTGCTGAAGCGATTGCCTGGATTCGCGCCAATACCCCTGGTGATGCCGTCATTCTCGAAGCCGTCGGACCGTCCTACGATACCGCCGGCATGGGGTACGGCGGCGTTTCATCGAGCACCGGGCGGTCAACGGTGATGGGATGGGAAGGGCATCAACAGCAGTGGCGCGGCGGCGACCCGACGTTGCTTGCAGAGATTGCGCCGCGCGCCGCCGATGTGGCAACGATCTACAGCACAACCGATGTCGCGCAGGCGCGCGCGTTGCTGGCGACCTACGGCGTGGATTACATCTACCTCGGTGAAACCGAACGCCAGACCTACCCGGCGGAAGGGCTGGCGAAATTGCCGGAGTTGGGCGAAGTTGTCTTCCAGAATGAGGAAGTGACCATCTACCGCGTCAGAACGTCATAG